A segment of the Lycium barbarum isolate Lr01 chromosome 7, ASM1917538v2, whole genome shotgun sequence genome:
ATGCTTAGTTCCAAGTACAGCAAAATTTATGCATAAAAACGTCAGTAATTTTTCcaaatacaacaacatacccaatgtaaacCCACaggtggggtctagggagggtaatGTATATGCAGACTTGTGGGGtaaagaggttgtttccgataaaaattttccaaataacAAACAAATTTAAACGACTTATCAAAACGATATGCATCATCAGCATCTAATCTGCAAATCCAAAAGCAATGACCAGAGTCGTGTTTTAATTCAGAATAAAACATGTCTCCCTGAGCACAGGATCATCAGCCTAAATTAAATTtgcaatagcaaaatcaataacCGTCTTTATTCCCCACCACCCATGAGGTGGCTACCCACCCTCCTACTACCAATTTGCATAAAAAAGGGGAATCAAAGAAAATTGTCCAAAGATGTACAATTGAAGATTTTACTACTAAACGAAcaaccattaaaaaaaaaaaatcaatcagtAAAAGGTACTAACAAGCTGAAACAGATTTGTAAGACTCTCATTGTGCATCATGTGGAGTATTTAGCTAGAAAAGAAGAAGAGATACTTTGAAGAGGAAAAAACAGCATTTATCTGTAGTTAAATCCAATTGTATCCATAGTCTGTTTTGCAAGGAGCATAGGATAGAAAATGTGGAACATCTTTTTTGGACACCATGATGTCAAAGATATAACAAGTTAGGAGTAATTTTCTTTTGTAATGCCTTGCAGTACCCTCTTGGTACTATAACAACATAACTTCTTGGTACTAGCTTAATAAAATTATACTTATACTTACCTTACAAAAGAGAAGGTACTAACacaaagaaaaatatagaatatacCGAATAATGTAATTTCAGCACGTAGGACATAATTCAATTGCTTTGCAGAGAAAAGCACATAATATGAAATGAAATCTTCACCTCTGTTTCATGGGCTTTTTGGCGTTGTAAATTGAAATCCACTGTGTTGCAGGAACTCCCATGCGAACCTTCTTTCTAGGCTGCTCTTCATCCTCCTCTTGATTTAATCTCCCCCGCTTTTGGCCAACTTGAAACATCTACAATAATAGCATGATAAGGTTATAGACAGTCAAAATACATAAGCCCGAGTAAATACGCAAAGTTGGTGAGACGTGCAAAACACCACCTTTTGGGCACCATTAGTGTTAATTGGCCTTATTGCAGGATCAGGTCCAAGCAAGCTCCCAAATAAAGAGGTTAACTTTGAATAATTAGGTTCTTCATCAAATTTCAAGTTTATTACTGTATCGAGAAATTCTCTCAGAGGTGGTGGACAGAAGCAGCAAAGCATTTCTGGGGACGTTGACATCTTCTTTTTGCAGACCAAGAATGATTTGTTATCTCCCTATGATGGTCATCAGAACAAAAACTTGTTATTACAGGACGAGCTGGAAGTTGAAAAGAACAACTTGACTCTACTGCAGTTCAAAAATTCGAGAGAAGCTACTACAGATACCTGAAATCCTTGCCATGGCAACCTTCCTCGGTGAAGAAAAATGAGTGTATATGCAAGTGACTCCAGATCATCTCTTCTACTGGCAGTCCTTCCCATGTGCGCATGAGCACTTGCATATCGAACAGTCCCTCTAGAAGTTCATTCACAAAAGGTTGATAAGCAGAACAAGTGGCAGAAACCAAAATTATGGCTAAGGATAACACTACATATAACTGACCTAAACATGTCAGGTCGCTGATCATATACCACATGCGGACCTTTCACAATTTCTCTCCACTTTGTTGCTGTAATTTGGTTGTTAGGAAAACATTAATGGAATACTGAATCTATAATAGCTATGATATTACATTACAGTAAAATAAATGCTCTTACCTAGTCCCAAGTCGACTAGAAACAACCTCTTCTCCTGCAGTGTTGATGGCTGACCAAGCAAAAAGTTCTCTGGCTTTACATCTCCATGCACATAACTGAGGTCGAGAACAACAATCACTAGAAAAGATACTTGGATCCAGCAGGAAAGTTCAAAAGTATTAACATAAATTATGAAACCACCAGCTGGACAACTAGATTGgacataataatagtagtagtaacaAGGAGGGAGCATTTCATACCCGTGCGCATGCATTATGTTTAAAATTGTCAGAGATTCAACTGCAATACATGCTACCATTTCTGCAGACATCCTGCAATAGTAGAAAAGCTTAGCGAAGCTCTTACGTTCTATTGCTTGAAGTCCAATTTTACATCTGAATATTCTCTATACAAAGAAAGGTAATGACATGCATGAAAAAAAGAGCCTGCTCAGAAAATAAGCATTAGATACTTACGCCTGCCCAGAGGAATTCCATACATCCCATAAGCTAGGTCCTAGGATGTCCATAACCTGCATAGAACAAATGTGGTCAATAAGTGCATCCTTATGTAATCCCAACACACATAATACACGAACCACTGTCCACATTCTTCAAAATAATCTCAGTAGCAGCACTAACTGCAGGCAAACCAAAGGCTCAATCCAAAACGAGTATcttatccaaaaaaatatttaaaagaaagCATCAATCTATCCAAAAGCCTATGCCTATCAAAGAAACTACCTAAGTCACTGTTCAAAAAACCAGTCTTTACTTGTCATTCCTGAAAAGGACACTCAGTAACATACCAACCAGTGAAAAAGAGCACCTGAAGGCCTCCAATGAAACCAAAATAATGCGGGTCAACTACATTAACCTCCCATACAGATTGTCATCATTCAAAAAAACTCCCCCTAGTTCAACATTTCACTGCagaaccttccttgagttccaaAAATCAACAATTAATTTGACTTTCTGACTCAAAAAtcaactaagagcctgtttggatgggcttatgcctataagctgtttgcagcttataagctaaaaaaaataagttggggtagtctcacttattttttttggcttataagctgtttttagcttataagctgctttagataagttaagtcaattatttttttgagcttattttaagcacaaaatgactttaagctggccaaccaaacactcaaaaaagctgaaaacagcttataagtaacttataagcaacttataagccaatccaaacgggctctaaaccTTTTAAAGCTGTAGTTTGCCAATGTTAATGTTTATGTCAGTTAATATTAATGGCAAAAGCATAATTCTACTGCACATTTAACGGAAAAAAGCATAACTTCACCACACATACCATTACATAATAGTCTCCTACCCTCCCTTTATAATGCACTCTAGGCACTCCATGGCTGCCTCCAACAGTACTGCTCAACAAAACAAGTTTAGTCCAATCAGAATCATATTCCAACATGAGCATCCATTCACTTCAAAAGAGGTCCATATCCATACTTGTAAACTTGCCACTCATTTGGAGGTCCACAGCTACAGCCTTTGCTATTTCTATGCTCAAATTTCAGTGCAACCTGGAGCCAAAAAGATAAACTAGTGAGAGTTAAACCCTTATATTACTTGTGGACAACAAATTGTCTAACATAGAAATGAGGGGGGGAAGGGGAAGGGGACGAGCAAGTACATACCTCAACAGCCCCTTGACCATTTGAAGGTTCATCTCCATCAGAAACACGACGACCCAAAAAGACCTGACCAAAACCACCTTTACCTAACTTCCTTCCAACCTGATAAACTGGCGACATTCCTACTTGCACCTGAAAGTCAAATCCAACCAGAAACAAAAGACAAGTTCACTTTACAGTTTAATCCCTGCTGAATTCATCAAAGTAGAAAATGGTTAACTTTCAATTATAGCAAATCTAAATGCAAGCAATTCAATTCATAAGTGACCTTCATACAaatatgatgcttctatattcaCTAATTAGTTTATCGCAATCACGAACTAACTAAAATCAGCACCCTAAAGAATGAGCTCCCAATAAAGTTATACACTTAATCCAGGCCCGGAATCACAGGCTTGTAACTAATATAATAAGAACAAGGAACAAGAGGACGAAATAATACTATGTTTGGATTTTGATGAAAATGATTCCTGATTGAGAAAAGTTTTTCTTTGTCCACTCAGTCCTATAAAAGGACATACTCAATAAAATAACTAACCAGCCTATTCGATACTCACATGTAGGAGGGTTACAATAGGTTGACAGTCATAGTGCAAATAGCCAAACTTTAATGAACCAATGAATACAAATAATTCATTAGATTGCCCCGGCTAGTTACAGAATGAGGCATAGTTAATTAATTTATATTGATTCTCACAACACGTCACATGCCACAACATCAAGATTTATTTGCACCCAAGCTTTTCGTAAATAGGTCAATCAAGTAGGTTAAGAAGTTGGAGATCAAGGttccaatataaaaaaaaaaatgttaggtGAATGTCTTCTTACTTGGTACATAGAGTTGCCATGTACCTAGACTGGTAGGAGGTAGCATGTACCAATGGAACagtttaatactccctccgtcctaatttatataacactatttcctttttagtcattatcaaaaagaatgacacctttccGTATTTAGTAACacttttaactttaaacttctattttacccttaatgatttatagccacacatttGTCCATGGATCggtttagaccacaagtttcaaaagtcttcatttcatTCTTAAAACTCCATGCTCAATCAAAcgacatcacataaattgggactgagggagtaataataattaaaatgagCATGtttacattttgatatgtacaagaAAACCAAGATATTACAAGCTCAAATCCTCTTTACAACACTACTTACACCCTATGATTGTTGGCTTTAGCATATAAGTTAGCCCAAACACTAATAATAAATGCAAACATGTATACAAGCAGAGACAAAATAAAAGCAACGAAATCGAAAATAACCAACCGTCTTAGGAATAGGCGACGTGTTACCCTCATCTTCATTTCCAGTTCCTTTGTTATTAGCACTTAATCCAGCACTCTCATCCACCATTTCCTCTCTTTTTAAATGTATAATAATATACTCTTaaatccttttttcttttttcttttttcagcaACTACTAGTATTCCTTACTCCCAAACTAAACATCATATCTACTTTCACTTAAAATTCAACAAACCCCAATACtcttaaattcttttttttttcttttaccttaGCAACTACTGGTATTCTTTACTACCAAACTAAACATCATCTCTACTTTCACTTAAATTCAAGAAACCCCAATACACTAATTTGAATTCTTCAACAACTTTTTGATTGAAATACAGCAAAAATTAGAAAATGAATaaatttgaggaaaaaaaaaacaaaagggatATGGAATTTAGTGAAAGTTAGGGTTTGTTGAACAAATGTACAAAGAAATACTATCAGAAATAAGTGTAGGTGAAAAGGTCGAGATAGAGGCGCGTATTCATTCTTTGTTTGTTTTCTCTTTGGAAATGTTAGTTTTGGTCCACTAACTTTTGTAATTTTGAGTTTGGTCCCTATGGGATGTACGATTCAAAGCACATTGCCCTTAAATATGTTCGGTATGGACGCTTTTTTAAGTGTACTAGTATATATACCCGTGCGATACACAGATCGTTTAAGACAAAAAAAGAGTGGAGAGATATAAtagaaatttcaaaaatatattgtTCAAATATCTCTTATTTAGTGTATTAAGCCATTctatatttgaaatttgaatttctAATATTAGTCCTTCCATTAAGCTTAGAGAACATATCTTGAAAGtaatcttccataatatattctcCCATAATATTCTTTTTCAATACTGGTTTGGATATTCACTaaacaatatgaaaataatattttttcctCGCATATTTACTTGAATCTTCATTATTTCTTGCATAATATATACTCTTTCTCATATTATTTGCAATTTCACCAAATTCTTTTCCATGAAATAAACATGTACAAACAAATCTACCACAAATAAAGATTCTTTGATTAAATATTACATTAATTTTTGTCATCAAGTAGGTGAAATCTTGGATCCAACATTTTATTTCCCGCACCCATTGGAATTCCCAAGCACAAAGTAGGAAAATTGAGAATTAGCAAACTTTGTCTAGAACCTAGTTATAAGAGATTAGGCTTGAATAGAATAAACAAAATGGTTCGACGGTCAAAGACATGTTGTCCCCAACGAGGAAAATGACAATCAATAAATCCAAGGACCGTGCATTCATTTCATCTAGATTTAGCTTCTTAATAAGTCCAAGCTCTTTATAATTCTTGCCTTTACATGTAAATCTAAGCATAAATACGTACTTCACTGTTGTCCATAATCTTGATTTATAGTATTGCATTTCTATAGCATTTGAGAAAGGATGAAGGGATAAATGAATTAGAAATCAAATGATCGTTAAGAAACCAAATGTATAAATTAAATTGCCTCAAGATAGCAAAGAGACCCCAGATCGCAAGACATTAACAAATTGaaactacattccatttcaaaatcAAATTCCAAAAGACTCATAAATATATGAGATGAATGAAAACAGTGATACTTTTTTCGAACATTAAAAAAACATATATTCAAGTTATAGGATCACATATTAATACATGCTATGTACGTGCAATTAGAAATGACTAAACCCTCACCATACTTATACATGCTACATTATCGTTTTTAAAGGAAAGAAGGCAAGATAATTCCTAAATTGTAATATTTATCCTATCTATACATGAATTTAAATTTATTGATTTATTTTCGATACTTTTCTTTCTTCAAATTTATTGTCATGGCTTTTTTGCTCTTGTATTTTTTCAAACATGTTCACTATCATGCTAATTTTTGTTTATCAGCAAATATTTTcatgttttctttttcattttagtATAGAAGTCGCTAAGCATTACTATTATTTTACCTTTGGACTTTAATCTAGAACTTACAATTGTAAATATAGCTTTCATAAGATTACGTCTGTCATCtctttttaatttaattaacaTATAAActgtgtttttaatttttaactttAGATAAGTAGCAAAGTAGCTTCAAGATAGGGTTAGATTATAAGATTTCCCAACTTATTAATTTTGACTTTATTGATCTAGAATTATTAGCTAGGTAATATTCTCTATTAATTGTTCATGCTTTCTCTTCTTTGTGCCGATGATCTAGACAGTTTGTCTTTTTacaaaaaaagaaattaattgaACTCCATAAAATTGCATAGAATTTCAAAAGAGAAATTTAACTATTAAGAAATTGTAAGGAACCTGCTCCATAGCAAATGTGTCTGCTTTAATGGCTGACTAAGGCATGAAGTAAGTACACAATTCTTCTCTTTTACTCCATGAGCCACCTTCTAGTTCTGTTGTGTCATTGTTGAGTATAGTCAACCACTACCACCATTAAAATGTATTTGACTTTAGTTCGTGCACCTAATTCATTCAAAAGTTAAATGATGTCACAAGAGAAAAAACATGTCAATCAACATTAAGCAAGAATATGAAAAGAAGCATATCATAGATATAAATATGAAACCTTAATTCATCCTAATACAATAAAGAAAAGTAAAAGGAGATTAAAAgctttcaagaaaaaaataatagATAATAAGTGACATAAAAATACTCATGGCTAATAAATTAAGCAAACCTTCCAAGGAAAGAGAGAAACTATGCAATATCACCAAAAGATAATCTATAATGTAATTTAACGATCATTCTCATGTGGAAACATACAAAAATAAACAATTTATGACGTTGTATATGATACCACAAATTTTAACAACATTCATATTGAACTTCTGGACCTAATTATGAGAGCGTAAATGCCAGCAATGGTGGGGGCATGCGGCTAGGAAGAACAATGTCCCTCATGCTAGGGTTTCATTAATTTATACAATTGTTTTTCAACACAAAATTCAAATTGAAGATAAGTGGATAATGATAAAGAAGTAAAAAGATATTTATGTTTCAATTCAAATTGTaacaaaatttaattttaaactcaAATTCATATTGTAGATAAGCAAGGTAATCACAAAAGAATTTAAAAAGATATATATGAATATGGGTCAATTCAAATTTAATTTGAATACGAATTAGTATGTACATAGTATTTTAAAAATATGTAAATCCTTATCTTTGAAAGAATGAAGATGCATAATAACCTAATCTGCATTAATCTTCTTTATGCGGAAATTCGTAAACCTTTACCGACTTTTATCTTtatgaaattatttttaaattcaaaTTAATAAATGAATCATTATCTTCAAATTCAATATTATtaatttaaacttattttcagTAATTAAGCATCATTTGcttattcatgtatatgtacatataaaaGTGTACGGATAACTACTACActtaaataatattaaaaaatctAATGGATATACAGActcttatatataaaaatatatttaagttTTCATTACTTATAATGATAAACTTAGTATAGTTTCCTTCCACCAAATTAGGCTAATCTCTAGGTTTTAAATTTTGAATATAGATTTATTATATTTATCTTTAAATGTCCTTTATTAAGTTAGTATTAAATTGATTAA
Coding sequences within it:
- the LOC132604614 gene encoding casein kinase 1-like protein HD16 isoform X3 — encoded protein: MVDESAGLSANNKGTGNEDEGNTSPIPKTVQVGMSPVYQVGRKLGKGGFGQVFLGRRVSDGDEPSNGQGAVEVALKFEHRNSKGCSCGPPNEWQVYNTVGGSHGVPRVHYKGRVGDYYVMVMDILGPSLWDVWNSSGQAMSAEMVACIAVESLTILNIMHAHGYVHGDVKPENFLLGQPSTLQEKRLFLVDLGLATKWREIVKGPHVVYDQRPDMFRGTVRYASAHAHMGRTASRRDDLESLAYTLIFLHRGRLPWQGFQGDNKSFLVCKKKMSTSPEMLCCFCPPPLREFLDTVINLKFDEEPNYSKLTSLFGSLLGPDPAIRPINTNGAQKMFQVGQKRGRLNQEEDEEQPRKKVRMGVPATQWISIYNAKKPMKQRYHYNVTDARLAEHVEKGTDDGLYISCVASCSGLWAIIMDAGTNFTSQVYELSPLFLHKEWIMEQWEKNYYISSLAGVTNGSSLVVMSKGTQFSQQSYKVSESFPFKWISKKWKEGFHVTSMATAGSRWAVVMSRNSGVSNQVVELDFLYPSEGIHKRWDKGYRITATAATLDQTAVILSVPRRKPGDETQETLRTSQFPSTHVKEKWAKNLYLSCLCYGRTVS
- the LOC132604614 gene encoding casein kinase 1-like protein HD16 isoform X2; translation: MVDESAGLSANNKGTGNEDEGNTSPIPKTVQVGMSPVYQVGRKLGKGGFGQVFLGRRVSDGDEPSNGQGAVEVALKFEHRNSKGCSCGPPNEWQVYNTVGGSHGVPRVHYKGRVMDILGPSLWDVWNSSGQAMSAEMVACIAVESLTILNIMHAHGYVHGDVKPENFLLGQPSTLQEKRLFLVDLGLATKWREIVKGPHVVYDQRPDMFRGTVRYASAHAHMGRTASRRDDLESLAYTLIFLHRGRLPWQGFQGDNKSFLVCKKKMSTSPEMLCCFCPPPLREFLDTVINLKFDEEPNYSKLTSLFGSLLGPDPAIRPINTNGAQKMFQVGQKRGRLNQEEDEEQPRKKVRMGVPATQWISIYNAKKPMKQRYHYNVTDARLAEHVEKGTDDGLYISCVASCSGLWAIIMDAGTNFTSQVYELSPLFLHKEWIMEQWEKNYYISSLAGVTNGSSLVVMSKGTQFSQQSYKVSESFPFKWISKKWKEGFHVTSMATAGSRWAVVMSRNSGVSNQVVELDFLYPSEGIHKRWDKGYRITATAATLDQTAVILSVPRRKPGDETQETLRTSQFPSTHVKVIYVTSDVECLGYIQTEFDIFKQLIFSWLHFE
- the LOC132604614 gene encoding casein kinase 1-like protein HD16 isoform X1 produces the protein MVDESAGLSANNKGTGNEDEGNTSPIPKTVQVGMSPVYQVGRKLGKGGFGQVFLGRRVSDGDEPSNGQGAVEVALKFEHRNSKGCSCGPPNEWQVYNTVGGSHGVPRVHYKGRVGDYYVMVMDILGPSLWDVWNSSGQAMSAEMVACIAVESLTILNIMHAHGYVHGDVKPENFLLGQPSTLQEKRLFLVDLGLATKWREIVKGPHVVYDQRPDMFRGTVRYASAHAHMGRTASRRDDLESLAYTLIFLHRGRLPWQGFQGDNKSFLVCKKKMSTSPEMLCCFCPPPLREFLDTVINLKFDEEPNYSKLTSLFGSLLGPDPAIRPINTNGAQKMFQVGQKRGRLNQEEDEEQPRKKVRMGVPATQWISIYNAKKPMKQRYHYNVTDARLAEHVEKGTDDGLYISCVASCSGLWAIIMDAGTNFTSQVYELSPLFLHKEWIMEQWEKNYYISSLAGVTNGSSLVVMSKGTQFSQQSYKVSESFPFKWISKKWKEGFHVTSMATAGSRWAVVMSRNSGVSNQVVELDFLYPSEGIHKRWDKGYRITATAATLDQTAVILSVPRRKPGDETQETLRTSQFPSTHVKVIYVTSDVECLGYIQTEFDIFKQLIFSWLHFE
- the LOC132604614 gene encoding casein kinase 1-like protein HD16 isoform X4 codes for the protein MVDESAGLSANNKGTGNEDEGNTSPIPKTVQVGMSPVYQVGRKLGKGGFGQVFLGRRVSDGDEPSNGQGAVEVALKFEHRNSKGCSCGPPNEWQVYNTVGGSHGVPRVHYKGRVGDYYVMVMDILGPSLWDVWNSSGQAMSAEMVACIAVESLTILNIMHAHGYVHGDVKPENFLLGQPSTLQEKRLFLVDLGLATKWREIVKGPHVVYDQRPDMFRGTVRYASAHAHMGRTASRRDDLESLAYTLIFLHRGRLPWQGFQGDNKSFLVCKKKMSTSPEMLCCFCPPPLREFLDTVINLKFDEEPNYSKLTSLFGSLLGPDPAIRPINTNGAQKMFQVGQKRGRLNQEEDEEQPRKKVRMGVPATQWISIYNAKKPMKQRYHYNVTDARLAEHVEKGTDDGLYISCVASCSGLWAIIMDAGTNFTSQVYELSPLFLHKEWIMEQWEKNYYISSLAGVTNGSSLVVMSKVLSKASVSPKARCKTG